The Exiguobacterium mexicanum genome includes a window with the following:
- a CDS encoding HAD family hydrolase, which produces MAVILFDIDGTLVDTTGPMTQAIHEALEQLPHLPKPSEDAVRSGYGLAGNAFWEHVIPEATIEEIRQIRKLRHETLERAMEGQHVLFDGIYEMLEALHKKGHTLTTASNCGVHYLNLILDSQNIRQFMTAPECLESVSGEKKADILTAHRLRHGENDYVMVGDRKSDVEAARAHDFPVVLTGFGFGNEDEWALADHVIATPNDLITYIES; this is translated from the coding sequence ATGGCAGTCATTTTATTTGATATCGATGGGACGCTCGTCGACACGACCGGACCGATGACGCAAGCAATCCACGAGGCGTTGGAACAACTTCCACATTTACCGAAACCGAGCGAGGACGCGGTCCGATCGGGATACGGATTGGCCGGTAACGCATTTTGGGAGCACGTCATCCCGGAGGCGACAATCGAGGAGATCCGCCAAATTCGCAAACTTCGTCATGAGACGCTCGAACGAGCGATGGAAGGCCAACACGTCTTGTTCGACGGGATTTACGAGATGCTCGAGGCGCTTCATAAAAAAGGGCACACGTTGACGACCGCGAGCAACTGCGGTGTCCATTATTTGAACTTGATTCTCGACTCGCAAAACATTCGCCAGTTCATGACGGCGCCAGAATGCCTCGAATCCGTAAGTGGTGAGAAAAAAGCCGACATTTTGACGGCGCATCGCCTCCGTCACGGCGAGAACGACTATGTGATGGTCGGGGACCGGAAATCGGATGTCGAAGCGGCTCGGGCCCATGACTTCCCGGTCGTCTTGACTGGATTTGGGTTTGGAAACGAGGACGAATGGGCGCTCGCGGATCATGTAATTGCGACGCCGAACGACTTGATTACGTATATCGAATCATAA
- a CDS encoding DUF2252 domain-containing protein, with amino-acid sequence MFTSVKQQIRRETLATVLDYYDKSIRNLSEAARDEKYNKMSATPFSFFRGSSHLFYYDFAKAPLAFDTDASHPTFIQGDLHFENFGVFEDGAGTIIYDVNDFDEAYLGSYLFDVLRMAISVDLFAAESGFDARRAIETYAETYARAMERYANGKDEDVQFTKANTCKAIKKVIKKAEKKKDAFMAERTEVRDEERYFATSDDLVPVSPKTAKQIKQAWPDYLASLSEKHRHHADHYEIKDIAIKRESGTASIGLERYYILIEGADAEHDEDIILEMKQAQSAVPSLFLPTHPLFEDGLSHQGARVIAAQRAMVHSRDPYLGYLTMDGNEYYVRQRSPYKRKVKAKHIKNEESLIETLKVQAEITAKIHARADADANVLDYEASERIAAAIGASRPLFIRQISRWSQFYANQVRFDFEAFQSWLKTRAETHV; translated from the coding sequence ATGTTCACATCCGTCAAACAACAGATCCGTCGTGAGACGCTCGCGACCGTCTTGGACTATTACGACAAATCGATTCGGAATCTATCGGAAGCCGCCAGAGACGAGAAGTACAACAAGATGAGCGCGACCCCGTTCTCGTTTTTCCGGGGGAGCTCCCACTTGTTCTATTATGACTTTGCGAAAGCCCCGCTCGCGTTCGATACCGACGCGTCTCATCCGACGTTCATTCAAGGGGACTTGCATTTTGAAAACTTCGGTGTGTTCGAAGATGGGGCCGGAACCATCATTTATGACGTGAACGATTTTGACGAGGCGTATCTCGGGTCTTATTTGTTTGACGTCCTTCGCATGGCGATTTCGGTCGATTTGTTTGCCGCGGAGTCAGGATTTGATGCGAGGCGAGCCATTGAGACGTATGCAGAGACATACGCGCGTGCGATGGAACGCTATGCGAATGGGAAGGATGAAGATGTCCAGTTCACGAAAGCGAACACGTGCAAAGCGATCAAGAAAGTGATTAAAAAGGCAGAGAAGAAGAAAGACGCGTTCATGGCGGAGCGAACGGAAGTCCGGGATGAGGAGCGTTACTTCGCGACAAGTGACGACCTCGTCCCGGTCAGTCCGAAGACTGCCAAACAAATCAAACAGGCATGGCCTGACTATTTGGCATCCTTGTCGGAAAAGCATCGTCACCACGCCGACCATTATGAGATTAAAGACATCGCCATCAAACGGGAGAGCGGTACCGCTTCAATCGGGCTCGAACGGTATTATATTTTGATTGAAGGTGCGGACGCTGAACATGACGAGGATATCATTCTCGAAATGAAGCAGGCGCAATCAGCTGTCCCTTCACTCTTTTTGCCGACGCATCCGTTATTTGAGGACGGCTTATCACATCAAGGAGCCCGTGTCATCGCGGCTCAGCGCGCCATGGTGCATAGTCGTGACCCGTATCTCGGCTACTTGACGATGGACGGGAACGAGTATTACGTGCGGCAACGGTCACCTTATAAGCGGAAAGTGAAAGCGAAGCACATCAAAAATGAAGAATCGCTCATTGAGACGTTGAAAGTACAGGCGGAGATCACGGCCAAGATCCATGCCCGGGCGGACGCGGATGCGAACGTGCTCGATTACGAGGCGAGTGAACGGATTGCGGCGGCCATCGGGGCGTCGCGACCGCTATTCATTCGTCAAATCTCGCGTTGGTCCCAATTTTACGCCAATCAAGTCAGGTTCGACTTTGAGGCGTTCCAATCTTGGCTTAAGACGCGTGCGGAGACCCACGTCTGA
- a CDS encoding glycerol-3-phosphate acyltransferase, producing MWVIILGYVVGSILGGRLYGRWSGQDLATSGSGNTGARNALRIGGKRAFLFVYGFDVLKTVLVLSISGPYFFETGLALTLGHIYPMWHIRTGGKGYAVFSGIILAYSPLWFLAGLAMLLILIKLTRNSRETGLVMLMLLPLAAWGDATDVSVASLTMILIMYHHIRGKQRA from the coding sequence ATGTGGGTCATCATCTTGGGCTATGTCGTCGGCAGTATACTTGGCGGGCGCTTATACGGCAGGTGGAGCGGTCAAGACTTGGCAACGAGTGGGTCGGGAAACACCGGTGCCCGCAATGCGTTACGGATTGGCGGGAAGCGAGCGTTCTTGTTCGTTTACGGATTCGACGTCTTGAAGACGGTACTCGTGTTGTCAATCAGCGGTCCATATTTTTTTGAGACCGGACTCGCCTTGACGCTCGGGCACATTTATCCGATGTGGCATATTCGCACCGGTGGGAAGGGGTACGCCGTATTTTCTGGAATTATATTAGCGTACAGCCCGTTATGGTTTTTAGCAGGACTTGCCATGTTGCTCATTCTCATCAAACTGACGCGTAACTCGCGCGAGACGGGGCTTGTCATGCTCATGCTCTTGCCGCTCGCGGCCTGGGGGGACGCAACAGATGTCAGTGTGGCCAGTTTGACGATGATTTTGATCATGTACCATCATATAAGGGGGAAACAACGTGCTTGA
- a CDS encoding GNAT family N-acetyltransferase, whose protein sequence is MLEFRRATPGDAEAIHRLNYETFVEEIPQHHPNEERRLVDRFHDTNTYWIGLADGQLVAMCAIRDEHPFSLEQKGVTLPPGEWIEVRLLAVTPSYRNTRTFAGLMRAMLMEATDRGVEGIVISGTVREQKLYRRFGFIPFAEPVGTAEALYVPMQLTRSGFMQSETARTLRPKLLLAGPVELSNQVRAALAAQPVSHRSTEASRLLHSVQSRLSHLVKLPHVYTLLGSGTIANDAVAAQLHGRGVIIDTGEFGRRLIDHANRAGLEFDVVPLSAGRRLDLKRIGQHAPDWIWTVHCETSTGKLVDLDQLRKYAHTHPTKIAIDAISVVGTKVTDYSFAHLVTFVSGKALRNAPGLAFVAMRERAVPNPSIPRYLDLAGYDPIAFTQSVPLIQAMDVALRELTDAEIATHQSKLDAFVHELVRRGISVELGDDQAPGIFSLALPDTLSSIELGYQLAFHGYQVQYESVYLRRANCLQVSTMGWTTDRDLQQVAAYIGTWLQKKTATPGSDGFRRGNLGGPNDESFDRGVLS, encoded by the coding sequence GTGCTTGAATTTCGAAGAGCGACGCCGGGGGATGCGGAAGCGATTCATCGATTGAACTATGAGACGTTTGTCGAAGAAATCCCGCAACACCATCCGAACGAGGAGCGACGACTCGTCGATCGCTTCCATGATACGAATACATACTGGATTGGATTGGCAGACGGGCAGCTTGTCGCCATGTGTGCCATCCGTGACGAACACCCGTTTTCACTTGAACAAAAAGGTGTGACGCTGCCGCCGGGAGAGTGGATTGAAGTCCGGCTATTGGCCGTGACGCCTTCCTATCGGAACACAAGGACGTTTGCCGGACTTATGCGAGCGATGCTCATGGAAGCGACAGACCGGGGTGTGGAAGGGATTGTCATCAGCGGAACCGTACGCGAACAGAAGCTATATCGACGGTTCGGGTTTATCCCGTTCGCAGAACCGGTCGGGACGGCGGAGGCGTTATACGTGCCGATGCAGTTGACGCGCTCTGGGTTCATGCAGTCAGAGACCGCTCGAACGTTGCGGCCAAAGTTACTCCTCGCCGGTCCCGTCGAACTGTCGAATCAAGTGCGCGCTGCGCTTGCCGCTCAGCCGGTATCACATCGGTCGACTGAGGCCAGCCGTTTGCTCCATTCGGTCCAGTCGAGGCTGAGCCATCTCGTCAAGTTGCCTCATGTTTACACATTACTCGGGAGCGGGACGATTGCGAACGATGCCGTCGCTGCCCAGTTGCACGGACGTGGCGTGATCATCGACACAGGGGAGTTCGGACGGCGGCTGATTGACCATGCCAATCGGGCTGGTCTTGAATTTGATGTCGTCCCGCTTTCGGCTGGGCGTCGTCTCGACTTAAAGCGAATCGGACAACATGCACCAGATTGGATTTGGACGGTCCATTGCGAGACGTCGACGGGGAAGCTGGTCGATTTGGACCAGTTGCGTAAGTATGCACACACACATCCGACGAAGATTGCGATTGATGCCATCAGTGTGGTTGGGACGAAAGTGACCGACTATTCGTTCGCGCATCTGGTGACGTTCGTCTCGGGCAAAGCGCTCCGAAATGCCCCTGGATTGGCGTTTGTCGCCATGCGAGAACGAGCTGTCCCGAACCCGTCGATTCCGCGTTATTTAGACTTGGCAGGCTATGACCCAATCGCCTTCACGCAATCGGTCCCGCTCATTCAAGCGATGGACGTCGCCTTGCGCGAACTGACGGACGCGGAGATTGCGACCCATCAATCCAAACTTGATGCGTTCGTACATGAACTGGTGCGCCGCGGTATATCGGTTGAACTCGGGGACGATCAAGCGCCCGGCATTTTTTCGCTCGCGCTGCCAGACACACTGTCCTCGATTGAGCTAGGATATCAATTGGCGTTCCATGGCTATCAAGTGCAGTACGAGAGCGTTTATTTGCGGCGTGCGAACTGTCTCCAAGTCTCCACGATGGGATGGACGACCGACCGGGATTTGCAGCAAGTCGCCGCCTATATCGGTACGTGGCTCCAGAAAAAAACCGCCACTCCAGGGAGTGACGGGTTCAGACGCGGAAATCTTGGCGGGCCAAATGACGAATCTTTCGACCGAGGCGTCTTGAGTTGA
- a CDS encoding trimeric intracellular cation channel family protein → MEWELLNVVGTIAFAASGAIIAMDEKYDIFGVWLLAFTTAFGGGAIRNVLLGNPVSLIWQQNDLFILCFLVALLIFLLPNVVLPHWERWGVIVDAIGLVAFAFQGAQVAIKLDLPLSAAIAAAVLTGVGGGVVRDLLAGRKPLVLQSEVYAIWAIIIAVVTYYFRLEGGLPVYTLLVVVAALRVISYYRKWNLPARKVR, encoded by the coding sequence ATGGAGTGGGAATTACTCAACGTCGTCGGAACGATTGCGTTTGCGGCGAGCGGTGCCATCATCGCGATGGACGAGAAATATGATATTTTTGGGGTATGGTTGCTCGCTTTCACAACAGCTTTCGGTGGCGGGGCCATCCGAAACGTCTTGCTCGGAAACCCGGTCAGTTTGATTTGGCAACAAAACGATCTCTTCATCCTTTGTTTTCTTGTCGCATTGCTCATCTTCCTGCTGCCAAACGTTGTTTTGCCGCATTGGGAACGCTGGGGCGTCATCGTGGACGCAATCGGTCTCGTCGCCTTCGCGTTTCAAGGAGCACAGGTCGCCATCAAGCTTGATTTACCATTATCGGCCGCGATTGCAGCGGCCGTTTTGACGGGTGTCGGTGGCGGGGTCGTCCGTGATTTGTTGGCCGGCCGAAAGCCTCTCGTCCTACAATCGGAAGTATATGCGATTTGGGCGATCATTATCGCGGTCGTCACATATTATTTCCGTCTTGAAGGAGGACTTCCTGTCTATACGTTACTTGTTGTCGTTGCGGCGCTTCGAGTGATATCCTACTATCGAAAGTGGAATTTACCTGCACGTAAAGTGCGATAA
- a CDS encoding NAD-dependent succinate-semialdehyde dehydrogenase, translating to MRVENNFINGEWIDTSDTIVVRNPATGNIMATVTKSDTAEAKQAVDAAHDALKDWQEKTAEERGALLLEWNRLIDEHTEAIARTMVEEQGKPLQEAIGEVRYANGFIEWYAAEGRRVYGETIPASSNKKRIFAIKQPVGVVAAITPWNFPAAMITRKLAPALAAGCTVVLKPASATPLTAIELVKLAEKAGFPPGVINLVTGKASDIVNTWQHDPRVRKLTFTGSTEVGKTLMRGAADTMKKISLELGGHAPLIVTAQADLDKAVLQAVATKFRNGGQTCVCANRIYVEQSIVDAFSEKFIEAVAALEVGNGLDEGTDIGPLIDEAAVEKVMKHLEDAQIRGGEITGGEQLDGLFVRPAVVRYANEDMLCMNEETFGPVAPIASFDTLEEVIERANATPFGLAAYVFTQDINEALYLAEALEYGIVGVNDGLPSTPQAPFGGWKQSGLGREGGHHGIEEFLEIKYISLGL from the coding sequence ATGCGAGTGGAGAACAATTTCATCAACGGAGAATGGATTGATACATCGGACACGATCGTGGTGCGGAATCCCGCGACCGGCAACATTATGGCCACGGTGACAAAGAGCGACACCGCCGAAGCGAAACAGGCTGTCGATGCCGCCCACGACGCCTTGAAGGACTGGCAAGAGAAAACGGCAGAAGAACGAGGCGCCCTCCTGCTCGAATGGAATCGACTGATCGATGAACATACGGAAGCCATCGCTCGGACGATGGTCGAAGAGCAAGGCAAGCCGCTCCAAGAAGCCATCGGCGAAGTCCGCTATGCGAACGGCTTTATCGAGTGGTACGCCGCGGAAGGTCGGCGCGTGTACGGCGAGACGATTCCGGCATCGTCAAACAAGAAACGCATCTTTGCCATTAAACAACCGGTCGGCGTCGTCGCCGCCATCACCCCATGGAACTTCCCGGCCGCCATGATCACCCGAAAATTGGCGCCGGCGCTTGCCGCAGGTTGTACCGTCGTATTGAAACCGGCATCAGCGACACCATTGACGGCGATCGAACTCGTCAAACTGGCTGAGAAAGCAGGCTTCCCACCCGGTGTCATCAATCTTGTCACCGGGAAAGCTTCTGACATCGTGAACACGTGGCAACACGACCCCCGTGTCCGCAAATTGACGTTCACCGGTTCGACCGAGGTCGGCAAGACCCTCATGCGCGGCGCCGCCGATACGATGAAGAAAATCTCGCTCGAGCTCGGTGGTCACGCCCCACTCATCGTCACGGCACAGGCAGATCTCGACAAGGCTGTACTGCAAGCGGTCGCGACGAAATTCCGTAACGGCGGACAGACGTGTGTCTGCGCCAACCGGATTTATGTCGAGCAGTCCATCGTCGATGCGTTCTCCGAAAAATTCATCGAGGCCGTCGCAGCGCTCGAAGTCGGCAACGGGCTCGACGAAGGGACGGATATCGGTCCGCTCATCGACGAGGCCGCGGTCGAGAAAGTGATGAAGCACTTGGAGGACGCTCAAATCCGCGGAGGCGAGATCACGGGCGGGGAGCAGCTCGACGGCCTATTCGTCCGGCCGGCCGTCGTCCGCTATGCGAATGAGGATATGCTGTGCATGAACGAGGAGACATTCGGCCCCGTCGCACCGATTGCGTCGTTCGATACGCTCGAGGAAGTAATTGAGCGGGCGAATGCGACCCCGTTCGGTCTCGCCGCTTATGTGTTCACGCAAGACATCAACGAGGCCCTCTATTTGGCCGAAGCGCTCGAATACGGCATCGTCGGCGTCAATGACGGTCTCCCGTCGACGCCGCAAGCACCGTTCGGCGGGTGGAAGCAGAGCGGTCTCGGCCGTGAAGGTGGTCACCATGGCATCGAAGAATTTTTAGAAATCAAATATATCTCGCTTGGACTTTAA
- a CDS encoding DUF5327 family protein, whose translation MITEQQVITQMKQVMSQIEQSSGETQKRHLAKLMGYCELLLADSAPTQPTAAPVAQPTEAKPPLDRQMAAFLGIPLEEEDKPKTDSLLDF comes from the coding sequence ATGATTACAGAACAACAGGTCATCACGCAGATGAAACAAGTGATGAGCCAAATTGAACAGTCGAGCGGAGAGACCCAGAAGCGCCATTTGGCCAAGCTGATGGGGTATTGCGAGCTTTTGCTCGCCGATTCGGCTCCAACGCAGCCCACTGCGGCTCCCGTGGCCCAACCGACCGAGGCGAAACCGCCGCTTGATCGGCAGATGGCAGCGTTTCTCGGGATTCCTTTAGAAGAGGAAGACAAACCAAAAACCGATTCATTGCTCGACTTCTAA
- a CDS encoding rhodanese-like domain-containing protein, whose product MLDFLFVAVVIGLIYFWWTKRNSVKTVSTDELKRKIAEERNIQLLDVREPHEYRGGHIKQAKNVPLSGFGNASAQYPKDKERPVYVICQSGMRSQRAAAMLKSAGYTDVYSVKGGMSFWRG is encoded by the coding sequence ATGCTTGATTTCTTGTTTGTCGCAGTAGTGATCGGATTGATTTATTTTTGGTGGACGAAGCGAAACAGCGTCAAAACAGTTTCGACGGATGAATTGAAACGGAAGATTGCCGAAGAGCGAAACATTCAACTGCTCGACGTTCGTGAACCACACGAATACCGGGGCGGGCATATCAAGCAAGCGAAAAATGTGCCGTTATCGGGATTCGGGAACGCGAGTGCCCAATATCCGAAAGATAAAGAACGTCCGGTCTACGTCATCTGTCAAAGCGGGATGCGAAGTCAACGGGCCGCGGCCATGTTGAAGAGCGCGGGTTATACGGACGTCTACTCGGTCAAAGGCGGTATGAGTTTCTGGCGTGGCTGA
- the msrA gene encoding peptide-methionine (S)-S-oxide reductase MsrA: MAKATFAGGCFWCMVKPFHKYEGVERVISGYTGGHVDNPTYQQVCSETTGHLEAIEVTFDPEVISYEELLRIYWRQIDPTDGGGQFNDRGESYRPAIFYHSEEQRVAAERSKQEIEDSGRFDRPIEVEIRPAKTFWEAEDYHQDYYKKNPFRYEMYRVGSGRAKFVKEAWSDKKIQKELKDRLTPIQYKVTQENGTEPPFQNEYWDEEREGLYVDVIDGTPLFTSRDKFQSNCGWPSFARPIEEKRIDMNMDTTHHMVRTEVRSKGADSHLGHLFDDGPKELGGLRYCINSAALRFIPKEELESAGYGEYKHLFDV; this comes from the coding sequence ATGGCAAAAGCTACATTTGCGGGAGGCTGTTTTTGGTGCATGGTCAAACCGTTTCATAAATACGAAGGGGTCGAGCGCGTCATTTCCGGTTACACGGGCGGGCACGTCGACAACCCGACCTATCAACAAGTCTGTTCGGAGACGACCGGTCACCTTGAGGCGATCGAGGTCACGTTTGACCCGGAAGTCATTTCATATGAGGAACTGTTGCGCATCTATTGGCGTCAAATCGACCCGACCGATGGCGGCGGACAATTCAACGACCGCGGTGAGTCTTATCGACCGGCCATCTTCTATCATTCGGAAGAACAGCGCGTGGCAGCGGAACGTTCAAAGCAAGAAATCGAGGACTCAGGTCGATTCGACCGACCGATTGAAGTCGAGATTCGTCCCGCGAAAACGTTTTGGGAAGCCGAAGACTATCATCAAGACTACTATAAGAAAAATCCGTTCCGCTACGAAATGTACCGGGTCGGTTCAGGCCGTGCCAAGTTTGTGAAAGAGGCGTGGAGCGACAAGAAAATTCAGAAAGAACTGAAAGACCGCTTGACGCCGATCCAATATAAAGTCACGCAAGAGAACGGGACCGAACCCCCGTTTCAAAATGAGTATTGGGACGAGGAACGAGAAGGATTGTATGTCGACGTGATTGATGGTACGCCGCTCTTCACGTCGCGCGACAAGTTCCAGTCGAATTGCGGCTGGCCGAGCTTCGCCCGTCCGATCGAGGAAAAGCGTATCGACATGAACATGGACACGACGCACCATATGGTCCGGACTGAAGTCCGCTCGAAAGGAGCCGACAGTCACCTCGGTCACTTATTCGATGACGGCCCGAAAGAACTAGGGGGTCTGCGCTACTGCATCAACTCGGCAGCGCTTCGTTTCATTCCAAAAGAAGAACTCGAGTCTGCAGGATATGGAGAGTACAAGCACTTATTCGATGTGTGA
- a CDS encoding ABC1 kinase family protein, with the protein MKRIALFRIWIIVTMFARFIIKIYAFSRKQQQGLASTEEYETLMLNLAREYKRNALRLEGLLIKLGQFLSIRADLLPPSVLNELSELVDRVPTSGWDKSRAILEAEWGVPYTQVVKDVGIDAVASASIGEVYGATLLENGKRVALKIQRPDIEKIIRTDFKAMRIVTTMLKRTSLAKSTDLDSLYRQMIFVIGDELNFQTELKNAHYFKAKYADNPDVYIPDYYDHLCTNRVLTMDWVEARRITDLAFLKENNIDRSALAKRLFTMAAEQLLFGGQFHADPHPGNVQIRADGTIILLDFGMVGSSTAQDMATIRKILQAFISLDYDGVVDGLEDLRFLLPTANKHNIRQALEKAVTFYLETDIDTVDTKLIEKVLQDIQLLVKNEPIQLPAEFAFFGRAASTLLGILQILDSKIDLFTLGKPIVIQWLESDGTTIQNRYVMTALNYSKKLLNVPPLLDNYLKEPTRKRLSEQAMFQRELESKELLHRQTFNAGLIILGLVVGLFGYLRPDEWLFWSGGVVSVIAYFNSRRLGRKIRHLARQDFRV; encoded by the coding sequence ATGAAACGAATCGCCTTGTTCCGCATATGGATTATCGTCACGATGTTCGCCCGATTCATCATTAAAATTTATGCATTCTCCCGCAAACAGCAACAAGGTCTCGCGTCAACCGAAGAGTATGAGACGCTCATGTTGAACCTTGCCCGCGAGTATAAGCGGAACGCACTCCGGCTCGAAGGGCTGCTCATCAAGCTCGGGCAGTTTCTATCGATTCGGGCCGACTTGTTGCCTCCTTCTGTATTGAACGAGTTATCCGAGCTCGTCGACCGTGTCCCTACATCAGGCTGGGACAAGTCCCGCGCCATCCTGGAAGCAGAATGGGGCGTCCCGTATACACAAGTTGTGAAAGACGTCGGAATCGACGCCGTCGCCTCTGCCTCAATCGGGGAAGTGTATGGCGCGACGTTGCTTGAGAACGGGAAGCGCGTCGCCTTGAAAATCCAGCGTCCAGACATTGAAAAGATCATTCGGACCGACTTCAAAGCGATGCGAATCGTCACGACGATGCTCAAGCGGACATCGCTGGCAAAATCGACCGACTTAGATAGCTTATATCGCCAAATGATTTTTGTCATCGGGGACGAGTTAAATTTCCAAACCGAATTGAAGAACGCCCATTATTTCAAAGCGAAATACGCCGATAACCCCGACGTGTACATCCCGGACTATTATGACCACCTTTGTACGAATCGGGTGTTGACGATGGATTGGGTCGAAGCCCGCCGCATCACCGACCTCGCTTTCTTAAAAGAAAATAATATCGACCGCTCCGCACTTGCCAAACGGTTGTTCACGATGGCAGCCGAGCAACTGTTGTTCGGCGGACAATTCCACGCCGACCCCCACCCAGGAAACGTCCAAATCCGGGCCGACGGGACGATCATCCTGCTCGACTTCGGAATGGTCGGGTCATCGACTGCCCAAGACATGGCGACGATCCGTAAAATCTTGCAGGCGTTCATCTCGCTTGATTATGACGGTGTCGTCGACGGACTTGAGGACTTGCGTTTCCTGTTGCCGACGGCGAACAAGCATAACATTCGTCAAGCGCTTGAAAAAGCGGTCACGTTCTATTTAGAGACCGATATCGATACGGTCGATACGAAGCTGATCGAAAAAGTGTTGCAAGATATCCAACTGCTCGTCAAGAACGAGCCGATCCAACTGCCGGCCGAGTTCGCCTTCTTCGGTCGGGCCGCTTCGACGCTGCTCGGGATTCTGCAAATCCTTGATTCAAAAATCGATTTGTTTACGCTCGGTAAACCGATTGTCATTCAATGGCTCGAGTCCGATGGGACGACGATTCAGAACCGTTACGTCATGACGGCGCTCAACTACAGCAAGAAGTTGCTGAACGTCCCGCCACTCCTCGATAACTATTTGAAAGAGCCGACCCGGAAGCGCCTGTCCGAACAAGCGATGTTCCAACGTGAGCTCGAGTCGAAAGAACTGCTCCATCGTCAAACGTTCAACGCTGGCTTGATTATCCTCGGCCTTGTCGTCGGGCTATTCGGCTATCTCCGACCGGATGAGTGGCTGTTCTGGTCAGGTGGCGTCGTCTCGGTCATCGCTTATTTCAACTCAAGACGCCTCGGTCGAAAGATTCGTCATTTGGCCCGCCAAGATTTCCGCGTCTGA
- a CDS encoding GGDEF domain-containing protein: MLTIINSFFLNLCILFTLFTISFLPFRNHPRLTPKSPLKGRILLGVQTGVVALILLANALPLEGILIDLRSIPISLAVLFGGWVSGTVAAVIFLTARFLMVTDGAYIGFYLAVLTMIGLVLPISLLRLKLDNTRNTLLTFTTISVAVFGAAIYYALPLQLFYPVIFAYVVMAYGGAYAAYRLLQELRRHFENVQHQQQLARTDALTGIANRRLLNEAMANLNVEAKEYALILVDIDHFKRVNDTYGHDVGDDVLRELGMLLVAESEERHLVGRFGGEEFLIIMPNANRDEVTRLAESIREKVSTFPFETSAGTLHITVSLGACHSNDIEVDSVLKHADEALYHAKESGRNRFILAS, encoded by the coding sequence ATGCTCACAATCATCAACTCATTTTTTCTGAATCTGTGTATCCTGTTCACGTTATTCACGATTTCGTTTCTCCCTTTCCGCAACCATCCACGACTCACACCGAAATCGCCGTTGAAAGGCAGAATCCTGCTCGGCGTTCAAACCGGGGTCGTCGCCTTGATTTTACTGGCGAACGCACTGCCGCTTGAAGGTATCCTGATTGATTTGCGCTCCATACCAATCTCACTTGCCGTCCTGTTCGGTGGATGGGTCAGCGGAACGGTCGCAGCCGTCATCTTTTTGACCGCCCGATTTTTGATGGTCACCGATGGCGCATATATCGGTTTTTATTTGGCCGTCTTGACGATGATCGGGCTCGTCCTTCCTATTAGTCTATTGCGACTCAAACTCGATAATACTCGCAATACGCTACTCACTTTCACGACAATCAGTGTCGCTGTTTTCGGTGCCGCCATCTATTACGCGTTACCGCTTCAATTGTTCTATCCCGTTATCTTTGCCTACGTCGTGATGGCATACGGCGGTGCCTATGCAGCTTACCGGTTACTTCAAGAACTGCGCCGTCACTTTGAGAACGTCCAGCACCAGCAACAACTTGCCCGGACGGACGCACTGACCGGCATCGCCAACCGGCGTCTATTAAATGAAGCCATGGCCAACCTGAACGTCGAGGCAAAAGAGTACGCGTTGATCCTTGTCGATATCGATCATTTCAAGCGCGTGAATGACACGTACGGCCATGACGTCGGCGACGACGTATTACGTGAACTCGGCATGCTACTCGTCGCCGAGAGCGAGGAACGACATCTCGTCGGTCGCTTCGGTGGAGAAGAATTTTTAATCATCATGCCGAACGCCAATCGAGATGAAGTGACTCGCCTCGCTGAATCTATACGAGAAAAAGTCTCGACGTTCCCGTTCGAGACGAGCGCGGGGACGCTCCATATCACCGTTTCGCTCGGGGCCTGCCATTCGAACGATATCGAAGTCGACAGCGTGTTGAAACATGCCGACGAAGCGTTATACCACGCAAAGGAATCGGGACGAAATCGATTCATTCTGGCGTCGTAA